A single window of Candidatus Neomarinimicrobiota bacterium DNA harbors:
- a CDS encoding Glu/Leu/Phe/Val dehydrogenase — translation MENNNNSFDMAMQNFDTAAEKLGLTENMRNRIKHPQRSLIVSVPVRLDNDSIIRFEGFRVQHSTMMGPAKGGVRYHPDVTLDEIKALATLMTWKCAVAGIPYGGGKGGITCDPKKMSERELERLTRRYVSEIMPIIGPEKDIPAPDVSTNAQTMAWMMDTFSVNKGYTVPGVVTGKPLEIGGSLGRESATARGTVYSIENAAKYIGLDLSNATCAVQGYGNAGSIAARLIKEVGVKVIAVSDSKGGIFDPTGLDPDKVLEHKSKTESVIGYSGSDEISNEDLLTIDCDILIPAALENVITKKNASEIKAKIVAEAANGPTTPDADHILEENGVFIIPDILANGGGVTVSYFEWVQNVQHLFWTEDEINRRLREIMDHSFGAVIEVKEKYKAPMRIAANMLGISRVSKAAELRGLYP, via the coding sequence ATGGAAAATAACAATAATTCGTTTGACATGGCGATGCAAAATTTTGATACGGCTGCGGAGAAATTGGGTCTTACCGAAAATATGAGGAACAGGATCAAGCATCCTCAAAGGTCTCTGATCGTTTCCGTTCCCGTCCGATTGGATAACGACAGCATAATACGATTTGAAGGATTCAGAGTTCAGCACAGCACCATGATGGGTCCGGCAAAGGGAGGAGTCAGGTACCATCCCGACGTTACACTCGATGAGATAAAGGCTTTAGCAACCTTGATGACATGGAAATGCGCTGTTGCCGGCATTCCTTACGGCGGCGGTAAAGGAGGTATTACATGCGACCCTAAAAAAATGTCTGAAAGAGAATTGGAGAGGTTGACGCGTAGATATGTCAGCGAGATCATGCCTATTATCGGTCCTGAGAAGGATATTCCGGCGCCCGACGTTTCTACAAACGCCCAGACTATGGCTTGGATGATGGATACTTTCAGCGTCAATAAAGGATATACAGTACCGGGAGTCGTCACCGGAAAACCGCTGGAGATAGGCGGGTCATTGGGCAGGGAATCCGCCACTGCCCGGGGTACAGTCTATTCAATTGAGAACGCCGCAAAATACATCGGTTTAGATCTCTCTAACGCAACTTGCGCGGTTCAGGGGTATGGAAATGCCGGCAGTATAGCCGCGAGATTAATAAAAGAAGTCGGTGTCAAGGTGATAGCAGTTTCAGATTCTAAAGGGGGGATATTCGATCCGACAGGATTAGACCCGGATAAGGTATTGGAACATAAATCTAAAACAGAATCTGTGATCGGTTATTCGGGTTCAGACGAAATTTCTAATGAAGATCTCCTCACTATTGATTGCGATATATTGATCCCCGCTGCATTAGAAAACGTGATAACGAAAAAAAACGCCTCAGAAATAAAAGCGAAGATAGTGGCTGAAGCAGCGAACGGACCGACGACACCTGATGCGGATCACATTCTTGAAGAGAATGGTGTTTTCATAATACCGGATATACTCGCCAACGGAGGAGGCGTGACGGTTTCGTACTTTGAATGGGTACAGAATGTTCAACATCTCTTTTGGACTGAAGATGAGATAAACAGGCGATTACGCGAGATAATGGACCATTCATTTGGCGCTGTTATCGAAGTCAAGGAGAAATACAAAGCGCCTATGCGCATCGCGGCTAATATGCTTGGGATAAGTCGCGTTTCCAAAGCGGCTGAACTGAGAGGGCTCTATCCCTAA